The proteins below are encoded in one region of Shewanella algae:
- a CDS encoding alpha-ketoglutarate-dependent dioxygenase AlkB family protein gives MSSKEIQQSLFALEPGSSAESATGVQRFEQPPMLLLRGYLNPAQQEAIWREAEHYPLTRPELEIFGKRHAIPRTQVWFGDHGCDYRYSGLLVRALPWPKYLLRLRQKLDRDWQLGSNGVLVNRYADGRDAMGWHSDDEPELAEGADIASISLGAGRDFDLRHKQSGEKLRLRLNSGDLLLMRWPMQQEWQHALPRRLKLTEPRLNLTYRRLKPGFHPPGG, from the coding sequence ATGAGTTCAAAAGAGATACAGCAGTCGCTGTTTGCGCTTGAGCCTGGGTCATCTGCTGAGTCGGCAACAGGCGTGCAGCGGTTTGAGCAACCGCCTATGTTGCTGTTGCGCGGTTATCTCAATCCAGCACAGCAGGAGGCCATTTGGCGCGAGGCGGAGCATTATCCTCTGACTCGCCCCGAGCTTGAGATATTCGGGAAGCGTCACGCCATTCCCCGTACTCAGGTGTGGTTTGGCGATCACGGCTGTGATTATCGCTACTCAGGGTTATTGGTCAGGGCGCTTCCCTGGCCCAAATATCTGTTACGGCTAAGGCAAAAGCTGGATCGGGACTGGCAGCTTGGCAGCAACGGCGTGCTGGTAAACCGTTATGCCGATGGCCGCGACGCCATGGGCTGGCACAGCGACGATGAACCTGAGCTGGCAGAGGGGGCCGATATCGCTTCAATCAGTCTGGGCGCCGGGCGCGATTTTGATTTGAGACACAAGCAAAGCGGCGAAAAGCTGCGGCTCAGGCTTAACTCGGGCGATCTCTTGTTGATGCGCTGGCCGATGCAGCAGGAGTGGCAACATGCTTTGCCAAGAAGGCTGAAACTCACAGAGCCCAGGCTCAATCTCACCTATCGGCGGCTCAAACCGGGTTTTCATCCTCCTGGTGGTTGA
- a CDS encoding methyltransferase has product MTSLFSAADIQLTLHRYPEEQESNLQAWDAADEHLLKQLAEEEVPQSVLIINDSFGALLCAIRRRYPDAKVHWSSDARTSHLGARQNLEKNHLSDADIHWLNSREMPACVPDTILLKLPKNLNFFAWQLTLLANMLPAGTRVLIGAKAKSINQALLALIGKHLGQASASLAWKKTRVITAFADGQTRELPAPSEWPLGEFGLNICNLSNVFAAGKLDIGARLMLANLPEGEFSSVVDLGCGNGILGLAAAKRYPEASIHFVDDSEMAVESARLNWQGNGFEAERGHFYWDDCLSHLSAGVAPDLVLCNPPFHQGEAITDHIAWQMFLDARRRLVNGGILHVVGNRHLGYHIKLKRLFGNCKTMASNGKFVILQASK; this is encoded by the coding sequence ATGACCAGCCTGTTCTCAGCCGCTGATATTCAGCTTACTCTGCACCGCTATCCCGAAGAGCAGGAATCCAACCTCCAGGCCTGGGATGCCGCCGATGAACACCTGCTCAAACAGCTCGCCGAGGAAGAGGTGCCTCAATCTGTGCTTATTATCAACGACAGCTTTGGTGCCCTGCTGTGCGCCATTCGCCGACGTTATCCCGATGCAAAGGTTCACTGGAGCTCGGATGCCCGCACTTCCCACCTTGGTGCTCGACAAAATCTTGAGAAAAACCATCTCAGCGATGCCGACATTCACTGGCTAAACAGTCGGGAAATGCCTGCTTGTGTACCCGATACCATATTGCTGAAGCTGCCCAAGAACCTCAACTTTTTTGCCTGGCAGCTGACCCTGCTGGCCAATATGCTTCCCGCCGGTACCCGGGTATTGATTGGCGCCAAGGCCAAATCCATCAATCAAGCCTTGTTGGCCCTGATTGGCAAACATCTGGGCCAGGCCAGCGCCAGTCTGGCATGGAAAAAGACCCGGGTGATTACCGCCTTCGCCGATGGCCAGACACGCGAATTGCCGGCCCCCAGCGAGTGGCCCCTTGGCGAGTTCGGCCTCAATATCTGTAATCTCAGCAATGTATTTGCCGCCGGCAAACTGGATATCGGCGCCCGTTTGATGTTGGCCAACCTCCCCGAAGGTGAGTTTAGCTCTGTGGTGGACCTGGGCTGCGGCAATGGCATTTTGGGGCTGGCGGCGGCCAAGCGTTATCCCGAGGCGAGCATTCACTTTGTTGATGACTCAGAGATGGCCGTGGAAAGTGCCCGGCTCAACTGGCAGGGCAATGGCTTTGAAGCCGAACGCGGCCACTTCTATTGGGACGACTGTCTGAGTCATTTGAGCGCCGGGGTCGCACCGGATCTGGTGCTCTGTAACCCGCCATTTCATCAGGGAGAGGCCATCACAGATCATATTGCCTGGCAGATGTTCCTCGATGCCAGACGGCGTCTGGTGAACGGCGGCATACTGCATGTGGTCGGCAACCGTCACCTAGGCTACCACATCAAGCTAAAGCGCCTGTTCGGCAACTGCAAGACCATGGCCTCCAATGGTAAGTTTGTGATCCTGCAAGCCTCCAAATAA
- a CDS encoding choice-of-anchor H family protein yields the protein MKLLSYTVFSLSLFLALFWGAPVAYAKEPVGGQVSIGQKAQQPSDEQDSSGAELRAAQHRQLLKQLQQEWQSAEAQVSGERMTREQMIAKKQKLPESQAAPQRMVSMAAHSYYHEFSFYEAACYLYDDYDSDGFYRSFAVRFDADVYGNDPAESVPVYAELYLSRNGGDWEHYYSTEVFYIQGDSTQDDFEVLTTLESGYPSDHYDVLIDLYEPGYSDIVATISSYESNSLYALPLESREWDRDDGATVIVDAGGSLSVLALASLVLLGGLRYRRGQVAA from the coding sequence ATGAAATTATTATCTTACACTGTATTTAGCCTGTCGCTGTTTTTGGCCCTGTTTTGGGGTGCGCCTGTAGCCTATGCCAAGGAGCCTGTCGGTGGACAAGTCTCCATCGGCCAAAAAGCGCAGCAACCAAGCGATGAACAGGATAGCTCAGGCGCCGAGCTAAGGGCGGCACAACACAGGCAGTTGCTCAAGCAACTGCAGCAGGAGTGGCAATCTGCCGAAGCTCAAGTTTCCGGTGAGCGCATGACCCGCGAGCAGATGATTGCCAAGAAACAGAAACTGCCCGAGAGCCAAGCCGCGCCGCAGCGGATGGTTTCCATGGCGGCCCACAGCTATTACCATGAGTTCAGCTTTTATGAGGCGGCCTGCTACCTTTATGACGATTATGACTCTGATGGCTTTTATCGCAGCTTTGCGGTGCGCTTTGATGCCGATGTTTACGGCAATGATCCGGCCGAGTCTGTGCCCGTTTATGCCGAGCTTTATCTAAGCCGCAACGGCGGTGACTGGGAGCATTACTACAGCACTGAGGTGTTCTACATTCAGGGAGACAGTACCCAGGATGACTTTGAAGTGCTCACCACGTTAGAGAGCGGCTACCCCAGCGATCACTATGATGTGCTGATCGACCTCTATGAACCCGGTTACAGTGACATAGTGGCGACCATAAGTTCTTATGAAAGCAATAGCCTCTATGCCTTGCCGCTGGAGAGTCGTGAATGGGACAGAGATGATGGCGCGACCGTGATAGTCGATGCCGGCGGCAGCCTGTCAGTGCTGGCGCTCGCGAGTCTGGTACTGCTTGGCGGCTTGCGTTACAGACGCGGCCAAGTTGCCGCCTGA
- a CDS encoding PepSY domain-containing protein, which produces MKRGSKIKHQAYHSSGIIAASMLLLSLAFAQPLHAGPFAKPERTTQGQEAKLKVRSGDEAARLVKQAYGGKVLRVQSVKVNGNPGYRVKLLQDSGRIVYVSVDARSGRLQAN; this is translated from the coding sequence ATGAAAAGGGGCAGTAAAATCAAGCATCAAGCTTATCACTCAAGCGGAATTATCGCGGCAAGCATGCTATTGCTGTCGCTGGCTTTCGCTCAGCCCCTGCATGCCGGCCCCTTTGCCAAGCCGGAACGAACGACTCAGGGCCAGGAGGCCAAGCTGAAAGTCCGCAGCGGCGATGAAGCCGCCAGACTGGTGAAGCAGGCTTATGGCGGTAAAGTACTCAGGGTGCAGTCTGTGAAGGTCAACGGCAACCCGGGTTATCGGGTCAAACTGCTGCAGGACAGTGGCCGAATTGTCTATGTCTCTGTGGATGCCCGCAGCGGCCGACTGCAGGCAAACTGA
- a CDS encoding response regulator transcription factor: MRLLLVEDDAALQANLKQHLQEAGFNLDTASDGEEGLFLAAEYPYDAAIIDIGLPKLSGIALIEQMRAKGLDYPVLILTARDGWQDKVEGLDAGADDYLTKPFHPMELTARIKALIRRSAGKASPLLQSGPVTLNTSSGEVRLGKHSVSLSASEYKLLEYLMLHQGEVTSKSLLIEHIYDQDFDLDSNVIEVFIRRLRKKLDPEGTLGLIETLRGQGYRLNALPVRDNP; this comes from the coding sequence ATGCGACTGTTATTGGTAGAAGATGATGCCGCCTTACAAGCCAACTTAAAACAACATCTGCAAGAGGCAGGTTTCAATCTGGATACGGCGTCAGACGGCGAAGAAGGTCTGTTTCTGGCGGCGGAATATCCCTATGATGCCGCCATTATCGATATCGGCCTGCCCAAACTCAGCGGCATAGCACTGATTGAACAGATGCGAGCCAAGGGACTGGATTACCCTGTGCTGATCCTCACCGCCAGAGATGGCTGGCAGGACAAGGTGGAAGGCTTGGATGCCGGCGCTGATGACTACCTCACCAAACCCTTTCACCCCATGGAACTCACCGCCAGGATCAAGGCTTTAATCCGCCGCAGCGCCGGTAAGGCCAGCCCCTTGCTGCAAAGTGGCCCTGTCACCCTGAATACCAGCAGCGGTGAAGTACGACTCGGCAAACACAGCGTCAGCCTCAGCGCCTCCGAATACAAATTGCTCGAGTATCTGATGCTGCATCAGGGAGAAGTCACTTCCAAGAGTCTGCTTATCGAGCATATCTATGATCAGGACTTTGATCTGGACTCCAATGTGATTGAGGTATTTATTCGCCGTTTGCGCAAGAAGCTGGATCCCGAGGGCACGCTTGGGCTTATTGAAACCCTGCGTGGTCAGGGTTATCGCCTCAATGCGCTTCCTGTTAGAGATAACCCCTGA
- a CDS encoding ATP-binding protein produces the protein MKPLPARLLPGSLKGRLVISALLLNLVLLPLIGVTLSDAFRAQLTHAVKDELSAALYGVLALAEVEQGELVLPDQLQDKQFNIDQSGLYALVSSQGKLVWHSPSFIGMPPPGKLPSPPLGEGRFGEMLLLGKPHFSYSFSASFASASDNGRDIPFTVHIIKDHTGFEQTQGAFSRQLWQYLGLLMLFLLLVQGGWLWWTLKPLARFRAELEAVEQGKRQHLGSDYPKELQQVATQLNALISNEQRQRQRYRNALSDLAHSLKTPLAVLQSLKSLPSDAQEPISQINASIGHQLKRAQSAGSGAWHQGVNSRTVADKLLRTLGKIYADKALEFEAELAKNALFYGDEADLAELLGNLLDNACKAANSKVALKTWVSEKGLNICIEDDGPGITEQQKTQLFERGVRADNYQQGHGIGLAIVKDLLQSYQGQWQIDQSPLGGARFTLFLPRS, from the coding sequence ATGAAGCCCTTGCCAGCAAGGCTTTTGCCCGGTTCACTCAAGGGCCGGCTGGTGATCAGCGCCCTGCTGTTGAATCTGGTACTCTTGCCGCTTATCGGCGTGACCCTGAGCGATGCCTTTCGTGCCCAATTGACCCACGCAGTAAAAGATGAACTCAGCGCCGCCCTTTATGGAGTATTGGCATTGGCAGAAGTGGAACAGGGCGAACTGGTTCTGCCGGATCAATTACAAGACAAACAGTTCAACATAGATCAATCCGGGCTCTACGCCCTGGTCAGCAGCCAAGGCAAACTGGTATGGCATTCGCCTTCCTTTATCGGTATGCCGCCTCCTGGCAAGCTTCCAAGCCCACCACTCGGAGAAGGCCGCTTTGGCGAAATGCTTCTCCTGGGCAAGCCTCACTTCAGTTACAGCTTCAGCGCCAGCTTTGCCTCGGCCTCGGATAATGGCCGGGATATTCCCTTTACCGTACACATCATCAAAGATCATACCGGCTTTGAGCAAACCCAAGGCGCCTTCAGTCGCCAGCTCTGGCAATACCTGGGACTATTGATGCTGTTCCTGTTACTGGTACAAGGTGGCTGGCTCTGGTGGACACTCAAACCACTGGCGCGCTTTCGCGCCGAGCTCGAAGCGGTAGAACAAGGCAAACGGCAACATCTCGGCAGCGACTATCCCAAGGAGCTGCAACAGGTTGCTACCCAGCTCAATGCCCTGATAAGCAACGAACAGCGCCAACGCCAACGTTATCGCAACGCCTTGTCGGATCTGGCCCATAGTCTGAAAACACCGCTGGCGGTACTGCAGAGCCTTAAGTCTTTGCCGAGCGATGCCCAAGAGCCCATCAGCCAAATCAACGCCAGCATAGGCCACCAGCTTAAACGGGCCCAAAGTGCCGGCAGCGGCGCTTGGCACCAAGGGGTGAACAGCAGAACCGTGGCCGACAAACTGCTGCGAACCCTTGGCAAAATTTATGCAGACAAGGCGCTGGAGTTTGAGGCTGAGCTGGCAAAAAATGCCCTGTTTTACGGCGATGAAGCCGACCTGGCCGAACTCCTCGGCAATCTATTGGATAACGCCTGCAAGGCAGCAAACAGCAAGGTTGCCCTCAAAACCTGGGTTAGCGAAAAAGGCCTGAACATCTGCATCGAAGACGATGGCCCGGGCATTACAGAGCAGCAGAAAACCCAGCTGTTCGAGCGCGGTGTCAGAGCCGATAACTACCAACAAGGCCATGGTATAGGACTGGCGATAGTCAAAGATCTGCTGCAGAGCTACCAAGGCCAGTGGCAAATAGATCAATCTCCCCTGGGCGGCGCCCGCTTCACTCTGTTTTTACCCAGAAGTTGA
- a CDS encoding ISL3 family transposase, producing MSNITFPIALWEGFEAVHTEQNQQTLIIHLKPIDNGHCACGKPAKAVHDASLRSVSERTILAFQVQLRLPVRRILCPDCGIVREHISWLKPYARQTTLLIEHVEALLKLLPIKHISQLLGLHWHTIKTIDKRRLAREVTEPDWSRVKRLVMDEFALFKGHRYATVVADADTHQVLWIGEGRSREAIRPFFVKLGQYCQQIEAVAMDMNTAFDLEVQKHCPQAKVVYDLFHVVAKYGREVIDRVRVDQANQLKHDKPARKRVKRERWVLLKNRDNLTDKQAGYLNELLESNKSLMTVYLLREQLKEMWYCTDEAEATAQWNLWWQQVRESGIRPLLQFGQRLKNYLHGIVASAVHPLHTCRLEGMNNKIKLLKRMGYGYRDTEYFFLKVRQAFPGDPR from the coding sequence ATGTCGAATATTACCTTTCCCATTGCGCTCTGGGAAGGCTTTGAAGCCGTCCATACCGAGCAAAATCAACAAACCCTCATCATCCACCTAAAGCCGATTGATAACGGCCACTGTGCTTGCGGCAAACCGGCTAAGGCTGTTCACGACGCTTCACTTCGCAGCGTATCGGAACGAACTATACTGGCGTTTCAGGTTCAGTTACGGCTACCCGTCCGCCGTATTCTTTGCCCTGATTGCGGTATCGTTCGGGAGCATATCAGCTGGTTAAAGCCCTATGCTCGCCAGACCACACTGCTCATTGAGCATGTCGAGGCGCTACTCAAGCTCTTGCCGATTAAACATATCTCGCAACTCCTTGGCCTGCACTGGCATACCATCAAGACTATCGACAAACGTCGGCTGGCAAGGGAGGTCACAGAGCCTGATTGGAGTCGTGTCAAACGCCTGGTCATGGACGAGTTTGCCCTGTTCAAAGGCCATCGTTACGCCACCGTGGTGGCCGATGCGGATACTCATCAAGTCCTTTGGATAGGTGAAGGCCGCAGTAGAGAAGCTATCCGGCCGTTTTTCGTTAAGTTGGGGCAGTACTGCCAACAGATTGAAGCCGTTGCTATGGATATGAATACTGCCTTTGACCTGGAGGTACAGAAGCACTGTCCCCAAGCCAAAGTGGTCTACGACTTGTTTCATGTTGTTGCCAAGTATGGCCGTGAAGTCATCGACCGAGTCAGGGTTGACCAGGCTAATCAACTCAAGCATGACAAACCGGCCCGCAAACGGGTAAAACGGGAGCGCTGGGTCTTACTCAAAAACAGAGATAATTTGACAGACAAACAGGCGGGGTATCTCAACGAGCTGTTGGAGTCGAACAAAAGCTTAATGACGGTTTACCTGCTCAGGGAGCAACTCAAGGAGATGTGGTACTGCACAGATGAAGCCGAAGCCACGGCTCAATGGAACCTCTGGTGGCAACAAGTCAGAGAGAGCGGTATCAGGCCACTACTCCAATTTGGCCAGCGTCTTAAAAACTATCTTCATGGCATAGTTGCTTCAGCGGTTCATCCGTTGCACACCTGCCGACTAGAGGGGATGAACAACAAAATCAAACTGCTGAAGCGAATGGGCTATGGCTACCGGGATACCGAATACTTCTTTCTGAAAGTCAGACAGGCGTTCCCCGGAGATCCGCGATGA
- a CDS encoding GNAT family N-acetyltransferase produces the protein MDILIETPRLLMREFCLDDVDAVFEFSTNPDVMRYTGDVGTVNTKKDAENLIVNCWQAEYKKYGYSRYALIHKEDDKVIGFCGVKYEPDLNCPDIGYRMLPEYWGNGLATEAVKATLEYAKNTLGLTKVIGEVLVEHPASGNVLLKSGLRKVDTYEKDGFILNRYE, from the coding sequence ATGGATATTTTAATAGAAACACCTCGTCTCTTAATGAGAGAGTTTTGCTTAGATGATGTAGATGCTGTCTTTGAATTTTCCACTAATCCAGATGTTATGCGTTATACGGGTGATGTGGGTACCGTTAATACCAAAAAAGATGCAGAGAATTTAATTGTTAATTGCTGGCAAGCAGAATATAAGAAGTATGGTTACTCTCGGTATGCATTGATTCATAAAGAAGATGATAAAGTCATAGGGTTCTGCGGAGTTAAGTACGAACCCGATTTGAACTGTCCAGACATAGGCTATCGGATGCTACCTGAATACTGGGGGAATGGATTAGCCACAGAAGCTGTAAAAGCCACTTTAGAGTATGCAAAAAATACGCTTGGGCTTACTAAAGTAATTGGTGAGGTCTTAGTTGAGCATCCTGCGTCAGGTAATGTTTTACTTAAATCTGGTCTACGTAAAGTTGACACTTATGAAAAAGATGGGTTTATATTGAATAGATATGAATAA
- a CDS encoding TIR domain-containing protein produces MARKCFYSFHYEPDNWRVSTVRNIGAIEGNKAATDNDWETVTKGGDKKIKEWIADQMKGRTCTIILAGSKTANRKWINHEIVKSWDDGKGVLVIYIHNLKDKDGNQSSKGANPLYYVTHGPTQKRLSSIAKAYDPPRTTSKGVYSYIEENIEGWIEEAIQIRKDN; encoded by the coding sequence ATGGCGAGGAAATGCTTCTACAGCTTTCACTACGAGCCCGATAACTGGCGAGTTTCAACCGTCAGAAATATAGGGGCTATTGAAGGAAACAAAGCAGCAACTGACAATGACTGGGAAACTGTCACAAAAGGCGGTGACAAAAAAATAAAAGAATGGATTGCAGACCAAATGAAAGGAAGGACCTGCACCATCATACTGGCAGGTTCAAAGACAGCAAATCGAAAGTGGATAAATCATGAAATAGTGAAGTCGTGGGATGATGGGAAAGGTGTACTAGTCATTTATATTCATAACTTGAAAGACAAAGATGGGAATCAATCTTCAAAGGGGGCAAACCCTTTATATTACGTCACTCATGGGCCAACCCAAAAGCGGTTATCTTCTATTGCCAAGGCGTATGATCCACCTAGAACCACAAGCAAAGGTGTCTATAGCTATATAGAAGAAAATATAGAAGGTTGGATTGAAGAAGCTATACAAATCCGAAAGGATAATTAA
- a CDS encoding SIR2 family protein, whose amino-acid sequence MRLLKKAFLRDIGKELIEENVAIFAGAGMSAGAGFVNWSELLRPIAEELGLDVDRETDLVALAQFHCNDNANNRSQLNQRLIEEFSRDALETENHRILCRLPIRTYWTTNYDKIIESALDKCGKIADVKYTKEHLSTTKPRRDAVLYKMHGDVEHPNDAVLTKDDYEKYHVKMDQYIANLKGDLISKTFVFIGFSFTDPNLDYILSRVRVAYEGSQRRHYCFIRRVKKDENEDASEFEYREKKQGFFVKDLSRFNIKTILVDDFEEITELLSQLEVNYKSNTIFISGAAHEYDPLDEREALGFVYKLSRALVSKGARIVSGFGLGIGSSVISGALEETYSKPKAKIDDSLILRPFPQSTEGTIPLSTLWTRYREDMIDRAGVALFLFGNKLSENNIILSNGMLEEYRIAKNKGLFLVPVGATGYMAEELWNEIISDIQGDSSVSHKLKDLFAKLGEKSTTTEELIETVVNILDEVNGK is encoded by the coding sequence ATGAGGCTTTTAAAGAAGGCATTTCTCCGAGATATAGGGAAAGAGCTTATTGAAGAAAATGTCGCTATATTTGCTGGTGCAGGCATGTCTGCTGGTGCGGGATTTGTTAATTGGTCAGAGCTTCTTCGGCCAATCGCTGAAGAGCTTGGATTAGATGTCGATCGTGAAACTGACTTAGTTGCGCTCGCCCAATTCCACTGCAACGACAATGCAAACAATCGTAGTCAGCTTAATCAGCGCCTTATAGAGGAATTTTCTCGGGATGCATTGGAAACAGAGAATCACCGCATCTTATGCCGTTTGCCAATCCGAACCTACTGGACAACCAACTACGATAAAATAATTGAATCGGCACTCGATAAGTGCGGAAAAATTGCCGACGTTAAATACACAAAAGAGCACTTGTCCACAACAAAGCCAAGGCGTGATGCAGTTTTATATAAAATGCATGGAGATGTAGAACATCCTAATGATGCTGTTTTAACTAAGGATGATTATGAAAAATATCATGTAAAAATGGATCAATATATAGCAAATTTAAAAGGCGACTTGATTTCAAAAACATTTGTATTTATTGGATTTAGTTTCACAGACCCTAATCTAGATTACATATTAAGTCGAGTTCGCGTGGCTTATGAAGGAAGCCAGAGGAGACATTACTGCTTTATAAGGCGTGTAAAAAAGGACGAAAACGAAGATGCTTCAGAGTTTGAGTATAGAGAAAAAAAGCAAGGTTTTTTTGTAAAAGATCTATCGCGATTCAATATTAAAACAATACTTGTTGATGATTTCGAAGAAATCACGGAGTTACTGTCGCAATTAGAGGTAAACTATAAGTCCAATACAATATTTATTTCTGGCGCGGCTCACGAGTACGACCCGTTGGACGAGAGAGAGGCATTAGGCTTTGTTTACAAACTTAGCAGAGCACTCGTGTCTAAGGGAGCACGTATTGTTTCAGGCTTTGGCCTTGGAATTGGAAGCTCAGTAATTTCAGGAGCTCTAGAGGAGACTTATAGCAAGCCTAAAGCTAAGATTGATGACTCACTTATATTGCGACCATTTCCTCAGTCAACCGAAGGTACCATTCCTTTATCAACTCTCTGGACTAGGTATCGTGAAGATATGATTGATCGAGCAGGAGTTGCGCTGTTCCTGTTCGGAAATAAGCTTTCTGAGAATAATATTATTCTTTCAAATGGGATGCTTGAAGAATACAGAATAGCTAAAAACAAGGGGCTTTTTTTGGTTCCGGTGGGGGCTACCGGTTATATGGCAGAGGAGCTTTGGAACGAAATAATTTCGGATATCCAAGGTGATTCGAGTGTCTCTCATAAATTAAAAGATCTTTTCGCAAAGCTTGGTGAAAAATCAACTACCACAGAAGAGTTGATAGAAACTGTGGTGAATATTTTAGATGAAGTAAATGGTAAATAA
- a CDS encoding DUF3300 domain-containing protein: protein MNKLKIWLQHSVLILCLFGLPTTALQAAESGSDIREPELMQLLSPIALYPDTLLTHMLIASTYPLELVQAQRWRKQRSHWSNERLMAEAENQDWDPSVMALIAFPEVLNKMSTDLDWTARLGEAFIADEGRVMDGIQTLRQAAWDADSLNDLGNLNARRDKRQIVIAPTRTEVIYVPYYDSRRVYGHWHWSSYPPIYWDPFPGYVRYHSSPFYWRSAGVSISFNFFFSAFHWHDRVIWVDYRHKHYNHYRPRLAYSQGAQRWSHNPHHRRGAHYRHPGLQQRYNKAVYNKPHKRYESQARSFNHSQRLHQDRNKQQKQLQHELKQRREHNSREWRAADKREKMHKGEPQKVRQLSQQPSYRSANSSANAADKTMRVKHQARDRQLQQASNRHTNTTYRQAEKSRQHSDKQQQPQRRYQPQSQSKVQHQQRAQPQRHQAERRQPNRAQEHRQRAMHQQRER, encoded by the coding sequence ATGAACAAGCTGAAAATCTGGCTGCAGCACAGTGTGCTTATTCTGTGTCTGTTTGGCCTGCCAACTACGGCGCTGCAGGCCGCCGAATCCGGCAGTGATATCCGGGAACCCGAGCTGATGCAGCTGCTCTCCCCTATCGCTCTCTATCCGGACACCTTGTTGACCCATATGCTGATCGCCTCAACCTATCCACTGGAACTGGTGCAGGCCCAGCGCTGGCGCAAACAGCGCAGCCATTGGAGCAATGAACGCCTGATGGCCGAAGCCGAGAACCAGGATTGGGATCCCAGTGTGATGGCGCTTATCGCCTTTCCGGAAGTGTTGAACAAGATGAGCACAGATCTGGACTGGACCGCCCGTTTGGGCGAAGCCTTTATCGCCGATGAAGGTCGGGTGATGGATGGGATTCAAACCCTGAGGCAAGCCGCTTGGGATGCCGATTCATTAAATGATCTGGGTAACCTCAACGCCAGACGCGACAAGCGTCAGATAGTGATAGCACCGACCCGCACCGAGGTGATCTATGTCCCTTACTACGACAGTCGCCGTGTCTATGGTCACTGGCACTGGAGCAGCTATCCGCCTATCTATTGGGACCCTTTCCCCGGATATGTACGCTACCACTCCAGTCCGTTTTACTGGCGCAGTGCCGGGGTCAGCATTTCATTTAACTTCTTCTTCAGCGCCTTTCATTGGCATGACAGAGTGATCTGGGTCGATTATCGCCACAAACACTATAATCACTACCGGCCAAGACTGGCCTATAGCCAGGGAGCCCAGCGCTGGAGCCATAACCCGCACCACAGACGTGGCGCCCATTATCGTCACCCTGGGCTGCAACAACGCTACAACAAGGCGGTATACAACAAGCCGCACAAGCGTTATGAATCCCAGGCTCGCAGCTTCAACCACAGCCAGAGGCTGCATCAGGACAGAAACAAGCAACAAAAGCAGTTGCAGCATGAGCTAAAGCAGCGCAGGGAACACAATAGCCGCGAATGGCGCGCCGCTGACAAGAGGGAAAAGATGCATAAGGGCGAGCCACAAAAAGTTCGCCAGCTGTCACAGCAGCCGTCATATAGGAGTGCCAATAGCAGTGCCAACGCCGCCGACAAAACGATGCGGGTTAAACATCAAGCCAGAGACAGACAGTTGCAACAGGCCTCAAACCGGCACACTAACACTACTTATAGACAAGCTGAAAAGAGCCGGCAACACTCTGATAAACAACAGCAGCCACAGAGACGCTATCAGCCTCAGAGTCAATCGAAGGTGCAGCATCAGCAGCGAGCTCAGCCACAGCGCCATCAGGCGGAGCGACGCCAGCCCAACCGTGCTCAGGAGCACAGACAACGTGCAATGCATCAACAAAGAGAGCGTTGA